In Nicotiana tabacum cultivar K326 chromosome 19, ASM71507v2, whole genome shotgun sequence, one DNA window encodes the following:
- the LOC107759142 gene encoding uncharacterized protein LOC107759142: MQLEYKIRLKASIEVVRLLLNQGLAFRGHREDESSLNKDNFLEILSWYAERCDKIFKAIMDDLNGDFFALLVDESCDVSRKEQLPIVLRYVNRYGSMVEHFIRIVHVRNTTALCLKKAIVDYIAQHSLSLSYVRGQCYDGASNMQGDLRGLKTLIQQESKSAYSIHYFAHQLQLTLVAKKVQEALDMGKLETGRGLNQELGLVRAADTRWGSHYKSFKNFISMFGSIINVLDTIVFDARTLEERAKAKGYLSTCQTFEVAFMLHLMRDILGITNELNTSLQKKEQDLANAILLVEVAKRRSRRKVADYTILHHYRVDIFFKIIDWQVQEFNARFNEVTTNLLVGVACLNPVDSFSSFDINKILRMAKLYPDDFDENITVTLKNQLETYIVDIRDVDERFSNLQGLVDLSETLVKTKKHLNYPFVFRLVKFALLLPVATATVERTFSAMKLIKSELRNRMNDEFMSGCLVPYVERKIFNTISDETIMNMFQEMKTRRGQL, encoded by the exons GGTATGCAGAGAGGTGCGATAAAATTT TTAAAGCAATTATGGACGATCTAAATGGAGACTTTTTTGCATTGCTAGTTGATGAATCATGTGATGTATCACGCAAAGAGCAATTACCTATTGTCTTGCGATATGTTAATAGATATGGATCTATGGTGGAACATTTTATTAGGATCGTTCATGTTCGTAATACTACTGCTTTGTGTTTAAAGAAAGCAATTGTTGATTACATTGCTCAACATTCTTTGAGTTTATCTTATGTGCGTGGACAGTGCTATGATGGAGCAAGCAACATGCAAGGGGATTTACGTGGCCTCAAAACTTTGATTCAACAAGAAAGTAAATCTGCTTATTCCATTCATTATTTTGCACACCAACTTCAATTGACTCTTGTTGCG AAAAAAGTTCAAGAGGCATTAGACATGGGTAAACTTGAAACTGGTAGGGGTTTGAATCAAGAACTTGGTCTTGTTAGAGCTGCAGATACTCGTTGGGGTTCGCACTACAAATCTTTTAAGAACTTTATTTCTATGTTTGGCTCAATTATTAATGTTCTTGATACTATCGTTTTTGATGCCCGGACTTTAGAAGAAAGAGCTAAGGCAAAGGGATATCTTAGCACTTGTCAAACATTTGAGGTTGCTTTCATGTTGCACCTAATGAGAGATATTTTGGGGATCACAAATGAGCTTAATACATCCTTACAaaaaaaggagcaagatcttgcAAATGCTATTCTACTTGTTGAAGTGGCAAAGAGACG ATCTCGACGTAAAGTTGCTGATTATACCATTTTACATCACTATCGTGTTGATATATTTTTTAAGATTATTGATTGGCAAGTTCAAGAATTCAATGCTCGTTTTAATGAGGTGACAACGAATTTGCTTGTTGGAGTAGCTTGCTTAAATCCAGTTGACTCATTTTCCAGTTTTGACATAAATAAGATATTGAGGATGGCTAAATTATATCCTGATGATTTTGATGAGAATATAACGGTTACACTCAAGAATCAGCTTGAAACTTATATTGTTGATATTCGTGATGTTGATGAAAGGTTCTCAAATCTACAAGGACTTGTTGATCTTTCTGAAACACTAGTTAAGACAAAGAAGCATTTGAATTATCCATTTGTGTTTCGCCTTGTGAAATTTGCTTTGCTTCTACCTGTTGCCACTGCTACCGTTGAAAGAACTTTTTCGGCGATGAAGTTGATCAAGAGTGAATTGCGAAACCGAATGAATGACGAATTCATGAGCGGTTGTTTGGTACCTTatgtagaaagaaaaatatttaacaccattTCTGATGAGACTATTATGAATATGTTTCAGGAAATGAAAACTCGTAGAGGACAGTtgtaa